In the Podospora pseudocomata strain CBS 415.72m chromosome 5, whole genome shotgun sequence genome, one interval contains:
- a CDS encoding putative NRPS-like protein biosynthetic cluster (EggNog:ENOG503NYX6; antiSMASH:Cluster_12; COG:Q; SMCOG1002:AMP-dependent synthetase and ligase): MRAFIPPRVTLEADRQDAIRSLSDIVEFHAEKNPDYLFCIQAEKKPGLDGHSLNRVTYTTLKWAITNCYQWLEAHLSHLQLRTRRGQGDADGSQGPIVLLMESDLGLAVYILALMRLGIPAVLLSTRLSATAIHHLIGRTGATTVIASQRLRSMLDEPAPAVDTKLQNGEPQNKGLQVFTAAGYQTFLNDLDSPLETNVSVQTTNPALILHSSGTSGLPKPIYCTHAHFLAFSQCHEFETAEQRQGLTVSSSPFFHGFGLVPMCLSLGIGKTFCIPPSSELPTGSSIVQLLQASSSKALLTVPSLLEDIASLPDNKGVTALQQLDFVAFGGGLPKPSIGQRLDAAGVRLINHYGATETGPLTPFFVPPAGHDWRFIRLRRDIDHAMEVELMPTTTDGEFSGRAYKLSMRPFGWTERFELQDLLLAREGFPGEFRIAGRTDDLICLATGEKVRPTMLETILQQHDKVKTAVAFGDAQFEIGVIVETTTREVDDGDELREEIWPLVEEAGRQMDAHARVSSPAAILFVGSGALPRSDKGTVLRREVNRVFEREIAGVYRCIDAMASAPAFDLSSPRESVRGFVKAVMAFRGGYWSDEDDFFELGMDSLQATRLRRLLVASLRAAAQEGRNREVDVRSVADDVVYRNPSVSRLAEAILTQNTFQNGLSSLGHLEQIADRYSNVTSETIAQRAVVVMTGSTGSLGSFILAQLVKVPTVAGVIALIRPSAEPAQERQKNALKARNIELSDSEWSKIQIYGADVGAPFLDLDSGVYQQIASKATHVVHAAWPMNFNMSLQSFGSAFRALQNLIQLTSESHRLQPSKRPRFLFISSISTVGNYPSLHGERLVPEEAVSGQNCALELGYAEAKLVCEKIVERAARDYPQIQIAFARVGQIAGSRSGYWNVDEHFVALVASSCKIRLIPDLQGTLSWLPVDATAAAVVDILLNDQPPELVYHLENPVRQSWHEMITLLSSELGFASTQLVSFEEWVEAVMSAPDKGNPAKKLSRFLENEFRKMSCGGIILDTWVAVT, encoded by the exons ATGCGTGCTTTCATTCCTCCGAGGGTGACTCTTGAGGCTGACCGACAAGATGCCATACGTTCTCTCTCCGACATTGTCGAGTTCCACGCCGAAAAGAATCCCGACTACTTGTTTTGTATTCAAGCTGAAAAGAAACCAGGTCTTGATGGGCACTCTTTGAACCGTGTGACTTATACCACCCTGAAGTGGGCTATTACGAACTGCTACCAATGGCTGGAAGCACATTTGTCTCATCTTCAACTACGTACTCGGCGGGGGCaaggtgatgctgatggATCACAAGGACCGATAGTCCTACTGATGGAGAGCGATCTCGGTCTGGCCGTCTACATCCTGGCTCTTATGAGATTGGGCATACCGGCGGTTCTGCTCTCAACAAGGCTCAGCGCGACCGCAATTCACCATCTCATCGGGCGCACTGGAGCCACAACAGTCATTGCCTCACAGCGTCTCCGTTCGATGCTAGACGAGCCAGCCCCGGCGGTCGATACCAAGCTCCAGAACGGTGAACCCCAAAACAAAGGCCTTCAGGTCTTTACCGCCGCCGGGTACCAAACTTTCCTGAACGACCTGGACTCCCCTCTGGAGACCAATGTGTCGGTGCAGACCACCAATCCAGCGCTAATTCTGCACTCATCCGGCACATCTGGACTCCCAAAACCAATCTACTGCACCCACGCCCACTTCCTCGCTTTCTCTCAATGTCACGAGTTTGAAACGGCAGAACAACGCCAAGGTCTAACCGTCTCGTCATCGCCCTTCTTTCAC GGCTTCGGCCTAGTACCAATGTGCCTCtccctcggcatcggcaaaACCTTCTgcatccccccctcctctgaACTCCCCACCGGCTCCTCCAtcgtccagctcctccaagcctccagctccaaaGCCCTGCTGACTGTCCCTTCACTTCTCGAAGacatcgcctccctcccagaCAACAAAGGAGTGACCGCCCTCCAACAACTCGATTTTGTCGCCTTTGGAGGCGGCCTCCCGAAGCCTTCTATTGGCCAACGTCTTGATGCAGCAGGTGTAAGACTCATCAACCACTACGGCGCGACCGAGACAGGACCCCTAACCCCGTTTTTTGTCCCGCCTGCTGGACATGACTGGCGGTTTATTCGGCTGAGAAGGGATATTGACCACGCAATGGAGGTGGAGCTGATGCCAACGACAACAGATGGTGAATTTTCCGGTCGGGCGTATAAACTCAGCATGCGGCCATTTGGCTGGACAGAACGCTTCGAACTACAAGACTTGCTCCTCGCTCGGGAGGGTTTCCCTGGGGAGTTTCGTATCGCGGGACGAACAGACGATCTGATTTGTCTTGCTACCGGGGAGAAGGTCCGCCCGACGATGCTGGAGACTATTCTCCAACAGCATGACAAAGTCAAGACTGCCGTTGCGTTTGGGGATGCGCAGTTCGAGATTGGGGTTATTGTTGAGACGACAacgagggaggtggatgacGGGGATgagctgagggaggagataTGGCctctggtggaggaggcagggAGGCAGATGGATGCCCATGCGAGGGTTTCTTCCCCGGCGGCGATTTTGTTTGTTGGTTCTGGGGCTCTGCCGAGGTCGGATAAGGGGActgtgttgaggagggaggtgaatCGGGTTTTTGAGAGGGAGATTGCGGGCGTGTATAGGTGTATTGATGCTATGGCCAGTGCGCCGGCGTTTGATCTTTCTTCGCCGCGGGAAAGCGTCAGGGGTTTTGTCAAAGCGGTGATGGCGTTTAGGGGGGGGTATTGgtcggatgaggatgacTTTTTCGAGCTTGGGATGGATAGCTTGCAGGCTACGAGGTTGCGGAGACTGTTGGTTGCTTCGCTGAGAGCGGCCGCACAAGAAGGTAGAAATCGGGAGGTGGATGTTAGGAGCGTGGCTGACGATGTTGTCTATCGCAATCCTTCTGTCAGTCGGCTTGCTGAGGCCATTTTAACGCAAAACACATTTCAGAATGGACTGTCGAGCTTGGGTCACCTGGAGCAAATTGCGGACAGGTACTCCAACGTGACTTCAGAAACCATTGCGCAACGGGCAGTCGTGGTCATGACCGGCAGCACTGGAAGTCTTGGGTCGTTTATTCTGGCACAACTTGTCAAAGTCCCGACAGTGGCCGGGGTTATCGCTCTCATCAGACCCTCAGCCGAACCAGCGCAGGAAAGGCAGAAGAATGCCTTGAAAGCCCGAAACATCGAGCTGTCCGACTCAGAGTGGTCAAAAATACAGATCTACGGGGCAGACGTGGGGGCGCCCTTTCTTGACCTGGACAGTGGCGTGTACCAGCAAATCGCATCCAAAGCCACACATGTGGTGCACGCTGCCTGGCCAATGAACTTCAACATGTCCCTCCAGTCTTTTGGTTCCGCCTTTCGAGCTCTGCAGAACTTGATACAGCTAACTTCCGAGTCTCACCGACTCCAGCCATCGAAGAGACCTCGATTTCTATTCATTTCATCCATATCCACAGTCGGGAATTATCCCTCTCTTCACGGAGAGCGTCTTGTGCCAGAAGAGGCTGTCAGTGGCCAAAACTGCGCTCTTGAACTGGGGTACGCAGAAGCGAAGTTGGTATGTGAGAAGATAGTCGAGCGAGCAGCGCGCGATTACCCCCAGATCCAGATAGCTTTTGCGCGTGTGGGCCAAATCGCCGGCTCTCGGAGTGGATATTGGAACGTGGATGAACATTTTGTTGCGCTTGTCGCCTCGTCGTGCAAAATCCGCCTCATTCCAGATCTTCAAGGG ACTCTTTCTTGGCTGCCAGTCGATGCTACTGCAGCCGCGGTAGTCGATATTTTGCTCAACGATCAGCCACCGGAGCTTGTCTACCACTTGGAGAACCCAGTACGGCAAAGCTGGCATGAAATGATCACCCTCTTGTCCAGTGAGTTGGGGTTCGCTTCTACACAACTGGTGTCGTTTGAGGAATGGGTGGAAGCTGTCATGTCAGCGCCAGATAAGGGTAACCCTGCGAAGAAACTGTCGCGTTTTCTGGAGAATGAGTTTCGCAAGATGTCGTGCGGAGGGATAATCTTAGACACC TGGGTTGCTGTTACGTAA
- a CDS encoding Type I Iterative PKS (EggNog:ENOG503NYYT; SMCOG1093:Beta-ketoacyl synthase; COG:H; antiSMASH:Cluster_12) — protein sequence MAATSVYSATNDIEDAPANAIAVIGMGCKFPGAESVEEYWKLLDSGLSMVTEAPTGRFPTRDHRRSTEKSVFLGNFLSDIEHFDNRFFKKSSREAASMDPQQRLLLEVAYQALESSGYFGPREKDTEVGCFVGVCASDYNDNVASHPPNAFSTLGTLRAFLTGKISHFFGFSGPSVTFDTACSSSAVAIDAACKAIIHGDCTSAIAGGVSIFTSPHFYQNLAAASFLSQTGATKSFDAGADGYCRGEGVGLVVLKSLPKALADGDTILGTILSTSVKQSSNVVPITVPYSPSQAALYHRVLKMAGVSPDDVSYLEAHGTGTPIGDPQEFQGIKEVFQSQTRTGPLYFASVKGNIGHTEGASGVAGLIKVLLMMQKRAIVRQASYSRLNPKIQLDTSQFRIPTETVPWKSDVLIACINNYGAAGSIAAMVVKEATGPSPVTGNKSSAALSKHPLLVSANSAKSLGENCAKLRQYLSSFNASSSANVLADMAYNLSDHQDRSLPNMFITAVSSMSELDDQLRIAASTPDSQLCRLNPSPKPVVLIFGGQTSRFIGLSKSVYTGSALLRKYLDQCDKVLKGLGHGGIYPAIFDSTPIDDVVQLQTMQFALHYACAQSWIACGLKVDCVVGHSFGQLVALTVAGVFSLQDGLKLVHGRAVLMRDNWGSERGTMIALDADHGNTMGLISSVRKTMPYSGLEVACYNGPRSHVLVGSSTEVEAVIEVIKKSTAVKYKVLNVTHGFHSRFCDPIIPGLEALAASLTYNTPKIRIETTSDRETWAAATPKLIADHTRTPVYFEDAIKRIEARYGSCTWVEAGSNSSVTSIARRSLSDAESRDHLFCPVNLSREDALGALADTVTNLWKNGNQVQFWPFHRIHQADYLPLNLPPYQFEKVRHWLDFNFVVEQPKPVQAQDQITETAPVVEPEPVLITFSGFDVTHATQRCAVFTIDPRSQEWRTLVSGHAVLQQPLCPAPLYVELVLQAAKMTAEAEGISALTFGQLEGLEITSSLGTSDEKIIKLVLAPSDGERFRWDFSFHSQPRGVNTSAKPATHAVGSVKIITTQDDSTTSELDRISRLIRHRDFDEVTTRLDGEAVQGSLVYKVFSRVVQYHDFYKGVRQVAGHNGAVVAQVELPAEQPPVTQGLLSNPVAVDNFLQVPGLYANCLGPCPANEVFVCTQVDRLYLSRDFEGTANKTWKVCATSTATSDRESVNDVLVFEQESGKLVFVAFGAHFSRVRITSLSKALSRANQGQTTASVGTNGITNGITRPASPPFVAPPSNRQDPVSPHDTLQQHPVVATPGPPKRPAGPGIEQELRELLTKVTDVPADQFKGDVTLADLGIDSLVTTEIVSEVDQVFGISIPQDQLQDLQTFASLSAYLAGRLGRELQDTPTVVQTTASSEQRQTQPSASSLQAAPTAPERGRPRDSENLLPKLASLLASHLECSPADFERSTNLADRGLDSLLCIELMSDIEKTFGVSVDLAQLTSESTFGDLAGMFVKVTGRDVSPSDTTNSTITTTPTPPTPSFEPRIIPHDPSVKIPPRPVPTNTDRRFQAAPDAFESIKDQFSDLADAYHLTDFYKNVYPKNARLVLAYTVEAFADLGIDLSSLPTGEEIPPLPSLPRHHHLRDVLYEVLRDGKIADYNGKTYVRSDEPIDKVRSSQLFNELVQEFPQHAKEHMLLNLCGAELGKLISGAKEPLTVLFGSKKNRDILEDVYSTSPMYVIMSQLLTRFLEKALSGASPGPDGVFRIIELGAGTGSTTKWVVDRLVRCGIPVEYTFTDISPSLVSEGKRKFAKYNCMRYATINIEKEPPTQYHGQFDIVLSTNCIHATSNLRRSLTHIDKLLRPHGFVSLVEFTSRMFWFDLVFGLLEGWWLFDDGRPYVLASPEFWEKSMRSSGFQHVSWTGGTTKESEIVRVITGFKQPVDNPAFYRSTPQETTGEVETLVFTHVTDKNLPLRADIYHPTPQQAAAQKDWTVALIIHGGGHVMLSRKDIRPRQIHHLLSHGLLPISVDYRLCPETTLLTGPLPDILTAHTWARTSLPTLKLLKSSITINPTHTAAIGYSTGGLLAMSLSWTSPHPPSAILSFYSPTNYQSPFWQTPNIPSHSHPYTTTPFNLLDCVQPNPITSYNIPPNLLAAGGWMTPSDARSRLILHMNWHAQTLPVLFRGLPPAGTPHPESYTSMPQPAEEEIIKASPYAQVIRGNYKSPTHIVFGTKDDLIPWQQAEETVKAMREHGVDVGFTLGEGEPHLFDMYRDPDGKRWGYVLEGYRFLLERVGRL from the exons ATGGCCGCAACATCAGTTTACAGCGCCACCAACGATATCGAAGATGCACCGGCCAATGCGATTGCCGTCATCGGTATGGGCTGCAAGTTTCCAGGGGCAGAGTCAGTGGAGGAATACTGGAAGCTACTAGATTCTGGCTTGTCCATGGTTACCGAGGCGCCGACCGGACGCTTTCCCACCAGAGACCACAGACGCAGCACAGAAAAGTCTGTTTTCCTGGGCAACTTCCTCAGCGACATCGAACATTTCGACAACCGGTTCTTCAAAAAGTCAAGCCGAGAGGCAGCATCAATGGACCCACAACAGAGACTTCTTCTCGAAGTCGCTTACCAAGCCTTGGAGTCGTCTGGCTACTTTGGCCCACGAGAGAAGGACACCGAGGTCGGCTGTTTTGTGGGGGTGTGCGCCTCGGACTACAACGACAACGTTGCCAGCCATCCACCCAACGCCTTTTCTACCCTTGGTACTCTGCGGGCATTCCTGACGGGAAAGATCAGCCACTTCTTTGGCTTCTCTGGCCCGTCGGTCACGTTCGATACCGCATGCTCGTCATCGGCTGTTGCCATCGATGCCGCCTGCAAAGCCATCATTCACGGCGACTGCACGAGTGCCAttgctggtggtgtctcCATTTTTACAAGCCCGCATTTCTACCAAAACCTCGCCGCTGCGTCCTTCCTCAGCCAGACGGGTGCCACCAAGTCCTTCGATGCCGGGGCGGACGGCTATTGCCGCGGGGAAGGTGTTGGCCTAGTCGTCCTCAAGAGTCTGCCAAAAGCCTTGGCGGACGGAGACACCATTCTTGGCACAATTCTGTCCACTTCTGTCAAGCAAAGCAGCAATGTCGTGCCTATCACAGTGCCCTACAGCCCCTCACAGGCAGCGCTCTATCATAGGGTGCTCAAGATGGCCGGAGTGAGCCCTGATGATGTTTCCTACCTCGAGGCACATGGAACAGGCACGCCTATCGGTGATCCCCAGGAATTCCAGGGCATCAAGGAAGTCTTTCAAAGCCAGACACGGACAGGGCCTCTGTACTTTGCTTCGGTCAAGGGCAATATCGGCCACACAGAGGGGGCATCCGGAGTTGCCGGCCTGATCAAGGTCCTCCTCATGATGCAGAAGAGAGCCATTGTCCGACAGGCAAGCTATTCCCGGTTGAATCCCAAGATACAGCTCGATACCAGCCAATTTCGGATTCCGACAGAGACGGTTCCGTGGAAATCCGACGTCCTGATCGCTTGTATTAACAATTATGGGGCGGCGGGTAGTATTGCCGCCATGGTCGTCAAGGAAGCAACCGGACCAAGTCCTGTCACGGGAAACAAGTCGTCGGCAGCCCTTTCCAAACACCCACTGCTGGTATCCGCAAACAGCGCAAAGAGTCTGGGGGAAAACTGTGCCAAACTGCGACAGTATCTCTCCTCTTTCAACGCCTCGTCAAGTGCCAATGTCCTTGCCGACATGGCCTACAACCTCAGCGACCACCAGGACCGATCACTGCCAAACATGTTCATAACAGCGGTATCAAGCATGTCAGAACTGGACGATCAACTACGCATTGCAGCCTCCACCCCAGACTCTCAGCTGTGCCGTCTAAACCCTTCTCCAAAGCCGGTCGTGCTCATCTTCGGTGGTCAGACAAGTCGCTTCATCGGGTTAAGCAAGAGCGTCTACACCGGCTCAGCCTTGCTACGCAAATACCTGGACCAGTGTGACAAGGTTCTCAAAGGGCTTGGTCACGGAGGAATCTACCCGGCTATTTTTGACTCGACGCCCATTGATGACGTGGTGCAGTTACAGACCATGCAGTTCGCCTTGCATTATGCCTGCGCCCAATCTTGGATCGCATGTGGCCTGAAAGTCGACTGCGTCGTGGGTCATTCCTTTGGCCAGCTCGTCGCCTTGACTGTGGCTGGTGTATTTTCGCTCCAGGACGGACTCAAACTTGTTCATGGCCGGGCTGTCCTGATGCGTGACAACTGGGGTTCGGAGAGGGGCACCATGATCGCGCTCGACGCCGACCATGGCAATACCATGGGACTGATCTCATCAGTGAGAAAGACAATGCCCTATTCTGGGCTCGAGGTGGCCTGCTACAATGGACCTCGGAGCCATGTCCTGGTGGGTTCTTCCACTGAGGTGGAGGCTGTGATCGAAGTTATCAAGAAGTCAACAGCGGTCAAGTACAAGGTCCTGAATGTTACTCACGGATTTCACTCCCGCTTTTGCGACCCTATCATCCCCGGTCTTGAGGCGTTGGCAGCGTCTTTGACATACAACACACCCAAGATCAGGATCGAGACGACCTCAGATCGAGAGACATGGGCTGCCGCCACACCCAAGTTGATCGCCGACCACACGAGGACGCCAGTGTACTTTGAAGATGCCATCAAGCGGATAGAGGCCAGATATGGGTCTTGCACCTGGGTTGAGGCTGGCTCGAACTCATCCGTTACGAGCATTGCCCGTCGATCACTGTCAGATGCTGAGAGCCGAGACCATCTCTTCTGCCCCGTCAATCTCAGCCGGGAAGATGCCCTTGGCGCCCTGGCTGATACCGTCACGAACTTGTGGAAGAATGGAAACCAAGTGCAATTTTGGCCATTTCATCGCATTCATCAAGCAGATTATCTGCCGTTGAACCTACCGCCATATCAGTTCGAAAAGGTCCGACATTGGCTGGACTTCAACTTTGTCGTAGAACAGCCGAAGCCAGTGCAGGCGCAAGATCAGATCACCGAGACAGCGCCAGTGGTCGAGCCTGAGCCAGTCTTGATCACCTTCTCGGGATTTGACGTCACTCACGCCACGCAACGTTGCGCCGTCTTCACCATCGATCCACGCAGTCAGGAATGGCGGACGCTCGTTAGTGGACATGCCGTCCTCCAGCAACCGTTATGTCCAGCTCCGTTGTATGTCGAGCTTGTCTTGCAGGCTGCCAAGATGACTGCTGAAGCAGAAGGGATATCGGCGCTTACGTTTGGGCAGCTGGAGGGCCTTGAGATAACATCTTCGTTGGGCACGAGTGATGAGAAGATTATCAAGCTTGTCTTGGCCCCTTCGGACGGAGAAAGGTTCAGATGGGACTTTTCGTTCCACTCACAGCCGCGGGGCGTCAACACTTCCGCAAAGCCAGCCACCCATGCCGTGGGCAGTGTcaaaatcatcaccacccaagacGACAGCACAACATCTGAACTAGATCGAATCTCAAGGCTCATCAGGCACCGCGACTTTGATGAGGTAACCACTCGGCTTGACGGCGAGGCTGTTCAGGGTTCACTGGTCTACAAGGTTTTCTCCAGAGTTGTGCAGTATCATGACTTTTACAAGGGTGTGCGTCAAGTTGCCGGCCACAATGGAGCGGTGGTGGCTCAGGTCGAGCTGCCAGCGGAGCAACCCCCTGTCACACAAGGACTTCTGTCGAACCCAGTCGCAGTCGACAACTTCCTTCAAGTCCCGGGGCTCTACGCCAACTGTCTTGGCCCATGTCCAGCGAATGAGGTATTTGTTTGCACCCAGGTGGACCGACTCTATCTCTCGCGAGACTTTGAGGGTACAGCCAACAAGACTTGGAAGGTTTGCGCCACATCTACGGCAACATCCGACAGGGAGAGCGTCAATGAtgtgttggtgtttgagCAGGAGTCAGGCAAGCTTGTTTTTGTCGCCTTTGGGGCGCATTTCAGCCGAGTTCGCATCACGTCGCTGTCAAAGGCGCTTTCGCGGGCAAATCAAGGACAGACCACGGCTTCTGTCGGTACCAATGGCATCACCAACGGCATCACTCGGCCCGCTTCTCCACCTTTTGTGGCGCCACCTAGCAATAGACAAGACCCTGTCAGTCCACATGACActctccaacaacatccaGTTGTTGCCACTCCTGGCCCGCCGAAGCGTCCTGCTGGCCCAGGCATCGAGCAGGAGTTGCGGGAGCTGCTCACCAAGGTCACCGATGTGCCAGCCGATCAGTTCAAGGGAGATGTTACACTTGCCGATCTTGGTATTGACTCGCTGGTAACCACAGAGATAGTGTCCGAGGTGGACCAGGTCTTTGGTATTTCTATCCCTCAAGACCAACTGCAAGACCTCCAAACCTTCGCCTCCCTGTCCGCATACCTCGCTGGCCGTCTGGGTCGGGAACTGCAAGACACTCCCACAGTCGTTCAAACCACGGCTTCCAGCGAGCAGCGCCAGACACAGCCAAGTGCTTCGTCCTTGCAGGCGGCTCCCACAGCCCCCGAGCGTGGGAGGCCAAGGGACTCTGAGAATTTGCTTCCAAAGCTCGCCAGCCTTTTAGCCAGCCATCTTGAGTGCTCTCCCGCTGACTTTGAACGGTCCACGAACCTGGCAGATCGAGGTCTTGATTCTCTGCTCTGCATCGAACTCATGAGCGACATTGAAAAGACATTCGGTGTGTCAGTCGACCTGGCACAGCTCACATCGGAGAGCACCTTTGGAGACCTCGCCGGCATGTTCGTCAAGGTCACTGGCCGTGATGTGTCCCCATCAGATACAACAAactcaaccatcaccacaacaccgacaccaccaacacctagCTTTGAGCCAAGAATCATCCCCCATGATCCCTCAGTCAAAATCCCACCACGCCCAGTTCCCACAAACACAGACCGCAGGTTTCAGGCCGCTCCCGATGCGTTTGAATCCATCAAGGACCAGTTCAGTGACCTCGCCGACGCATACCATCTGACCGACTTTTACAAAAACGTCTACCCCAAGAACGCACGTCTCGTCCTTGCTTACACAGTCGAAGCATTCGCGGATCTTGGTATTGATCTCAGCAGTTTGCCCACTGGTGAGGAGATTCCACCCCTGCCCAGCCTCCCCAGACATCACCACCTGCGAGATGTCCTTTATGAAGTCCTACGGGACGGAAAAATCGCAGATTACAATGGCAAGACCTACGTCCGCTCCGACGAGCCCATCGACAAAGTCCGCTCAAGCCAGCTGTTCAACGAACTTGTCCAGGAGTTTCCTCAACACGCCAAGGAGCACATGCTGCTGAACCTCTGCGGCGCAGAGCTGGGGAAGCTGATTAGCGGAGCCAAAGAGCCACTCACTGTTCTTTTCGGATCCAAGAAGAACCGCGATATCCTTGAGGACGTCTACAGTACCAGTCCCATGTACGTCATCATGTCACAGCTGCTCACGCGCTTTCTTGAAAAGGCTCTGAGCGGCGCCTCACCCGGCCCAGATGGTGTATTCCGAATCATTGAGCTCGGCGCTGGAACAGGATCAACCACCAAATGGGTTGTCGACCGGCTTGTGCGGTGTGGCATCCCAGTCGAGTACACTTTCACCGATATCTCGCCCTCGCTCGTCTCTGAAGGGAAGCGCAAGTTTGCCAAGTACAACTGCATGAGATacgccaccatcaacatcgaAAAGGAGCCCCCGACTCAGTACCACGGCCAGTTCGACATtgtcctctccaccaactgCATCCACGCCACCTCCAACCTGCGCCGCTCTCTCACCCACATCGACAAGCTTCTCCGACCCCATGGCTTCGTCTCGCTTGTCGAGTTCACAAGCCGCATGTTCTGGTTCGACCTGGTGTTTGGCCTCCTCGAAGGCTGGTGGCTCTTCGACGACGGCAGACCCTATGTCCTCGCCAGCCCCGAGTTCTGGGAAAAGTCCATGCGCTCAAGCGGCTTCCAACACGTTTCCTGGACAGGCGGCACAACCAAAGAGTCCGAGATCGTCCGCGTCATCACCGGCTTCAAGCAACCAGTCGACAACCCCGCCTTCTACCGCAGCACGCCACAAGAAACCACCGGCGAAGTCGAAACCCTCGTCTTCACCCATGTGACAGACAagaacctccccctccgcgCAGACATctaccacccaaccccacaACAAGCCGCCGCCCAAAAAGACTGGACTGTAG CCCTGATAATCCACGGCGGCGGCCACGTAATGCTCTCCCGTAAAGATATCCGGCCCcgccaaatccaccaccttctctcACACGGCCTTCTCCCAATCTCAGTCGACTACCGCCTCTGCCCcgaaacaaccctcctcaccggccccctccccgacaTCCTCACCGCCCACACCTGGGCCCgtacctccctccccaccctcaaactcctcaaatcctccataaccatcaacccaacccacacaGCAGCAATAGGCTACTCAACCGGCGGCCTCCTAGCCATGTCCCTGTCCTGgacctccccccaccccccctccgcaaTCCTCTCATTCTACTCCCCAACAAACTACCAATCCCCCTTCTGGCAaacccccaacatcccctcccactcccatccatacaccaccacccccttcaacctcctcgactGCGTCCAACCAAACCCAATAACCTCCTACAACATCCCCCCTAATCTCCTAGCAGCAGGAGGGTGGATGACCCCCTCCGACGCGCGCAGCCGTCTAATCCTTCACATGAACTGGCACGCCCAAACCCTGCCCGTCTTATTCCGCGGTCTACCCCCCGCCGGAACCCCCCACCCAGAGAGCTACACCTCCATGCCGCAGCCAGCAGAAGAGGAAATAATCAAAGCGAGCCCCTACGCACAGGTTATAAGGGGTAACTACAAGTCCCCTACGCATATCGTTTTCGGGACAAAGGACGATCTGATACCCTGGCAGCAGGCCGAGGAGACGGTCAAGGCAATGAGGGAGCATGGGGTGGATGTGGGCTTCacgctgggggagggggagccgCACTTGTTTGACATGTACAGAGACCCGGATGGCAAGAGGTGGGGGTACGTGCTGGAGGGGTACAGGTTTCTGTTGGAacgggtggggaggttgtga